A genome region from Triticum aestivum cultivar Chinese Spring chromosome 2B, IWGSC CS RefSeq v2.1, whole genome shotgun sequence includes the following:
- the LOC123047631 gene encoding dolichyl-diphosphooligosaccharide--protein glycosyltransferase subunit 1B — protein MLRSPAMAPSLRTTVLLFFFLLAAASSFSSLAQAVGDGIRVLSAEKRIDLTGPIVKVFLTLKVQNAATGADASHVLIAFTPAEADHLAIVKATRAEGKRKKKTYIPLPVSPADAATAAPNGARLYSISLPSPLKPAETTTVEVFYVLTHSLEPFPAEITQSESQLVYYRDSAVILSPYHVQEQGTYVKTPSSRVESFTRVDPTSRSGPDVKYGAYSNQLPYAYSPIILHYENNHAFAVVEELVRKVEISHWGNVQVTEHYKLKHGGAKHKGVFSRLEYQARQSISGASSFKNLLARLPPRVHSVYYRDEIGNISSSHLRSDSYKSELEIEPRYPLFGGWHCTFTIGYGMPLQDFLFESADGRRFANLTFGCPLLNTVVDNLTIKVVLPEGSKSPQAVVPFETEQHLETSYSYLDVVGRTTVVIKKKNVVGEHNVPFQVYYEFSPMFMLAEPLMLVTAVLLLFAACIVYLHTDLSIAKSQAS, from the exons ATGCTCAGGTCGCCGGCGATGGCGCCGTCCCTCCGCACCAccgtcctcctcttcttcttcctccttgctgccGCCTCATCCTTCTCCTCTTTGGCACAGGCGGTGGGGGACGGCATCCGGGTCCTCTCCGCCGAGAAAAGG ATCGACCTCACCGGCCCCATCGTCAAGGTCTTCCTCACCCTCAAG GTCCAGAACGCCGCCACCGGCGCCGACGCCTCACACGTCCTCATCGCCTTCACGCCTGCCGAGGCCGACCACCTCGCCATCGTCAAGGCAACAAGGGCCGAGGGCAAGCGCAAGAAGAAGACCTACATCCCGCTCCCAGTATCACCCGccgacgccgccaccgccgctcccaACGGCGCCCGCCTCTACTCCATCTCCCTTCCCAGCCCACTAAAACCCGCCGAGACAACCACGGTGGAAGTCTTCTACGTGCTCACGCACTCCCTCGAGCCCTTCCCTGCCGAGATCACCCAGTCCGAGTCCCAGCTCGTCTACTACCGCGACAGCGCTGTCATCCTCTCGCCGTACCATGTCCAGGAGCAGGGCACCTATGTCAAGACGCCCAGCAGCAGGGTCGAGTCCTTCACCAGGGTCGACCCCACCAGCCGCTCGGGCCCTGATGTGAAATACGGCGCGTACAGCAACCAGCTCCCCTACGCCTACTCGCCCATCATTCTGCATTATGAGAACAACCATGCTTTTGCTGTCGTCGAGGAGCTTGTGCGCAAGGTGGAGATCTCTCACTGGGGGAACGTCCAGGTCACCGAGCACTACAAGTTGAAGCATGGCGGTGCCAAGCACAAAGGAGTCTTTTCAAG GCTCGAGTATCAGGCTAGGCAATCTATCAGTGGAGCGTCATCATTTAAGAATCTTCTTGCAAGGTTGCCCCCACGAGTTCATTCGGTCTACTATCGTGATGAGATTGGTAACATCTCCTCATCCCATCTGCGCAGTGATTCATACAAG TCAGAACTAGAAATTGAACCAAGATATCCGCTTTTTGGTGGGTGGCACTGCACTTTCACCATCGGCTATGGTATGCCACTGCAAGATTTCCTGTTTGAATCGGCTGATGGCCGACGCTTTGCCAACCTTACATTTGGATGCCCTCTACTGAATACTGTGGTTGATAATCTTACCATCAAG GTTGTGCTTCCCGAGGGATCGAAAAGCCCGCAAGCTGTTGTTCCTTTCGAGACTGAGCAGCATCTTGAG ACTAGCTATTCATACCTGGATGTTGTGGGGAGGACGACAGTGGTGATAAAGAAGAAGAACGTAGTAGGGGAGCACAATGTTCCATTCCAG GTGTACTATGAGTTCAGTCCCATGTTCATGCTGGCGGAGCCGCTGATGCTGGTAACCGCAGTGCTGCTCTTGTTCGCCGCGTGCATTGTGTATCTTCACACGGATCTGTCCATCGCGAAATCGCAGGCCTCCTGA